One part of the Dioscorea cayenensis subsp. rotundata cultivar TDr96_F1 chromosome 2, TDr96_F1_v2_PseudoChromosome.rev07_lg8_w22 25.fasta, whole genome shotgun sequence genome encodes these proteins:
- the LOC120273140 gene encoding (+)-neomenthol dehydrogenase-like encodes MHGFLQTFSDVLFHQLDVSDPASVLYLAQFIKTKFGRLDILVNNAAILEIELEPDATDLLKQVTDLYEMAKECLNINYYGTKSVTETLIPLLQLSLSPNIVNISALYGQLNFIHTKNIQKELSEVDDQTEEKIDQMLQKFLNDMKENKLEENEWPTQLAAYKVSEVALNTYKLKQI; translated from the exons ATGCATGGGTTCCTTCAAACTt tttCTGATGTTTTGTTTCATCAGCTTGATGTTTCTGATCCTGCTAGTGTTCTTTATTTAGCTCAATTCATCAAGACAAAGTTTGGAAGGCTTGATATCTTG GTTAATAATGCTGCAATTTTAGAAATTGAGCTTGAACCAGATGCCACGGATTTACTCAAACAAGTAACTGATCTAT ATGAAATGGCAAAAGAATGCTTGAACATAAACTATTATGGAACAAAGAGTGTCACAGAGACACTCATTCCTCTTCTTCAGTTATCTCTTTCACCAAACATTGTCAATATCTCTGCTCTTTATGGACAGTTAAAT TTCATTCATACTAAGAACATCCAAAAGGAGTTGAGTGAAGTGGATGATCAAACAGAagagaaaattgatcaaatgcTGCAGAAATTTCTGAATGATATGAAGGAAAACAAGTTGGAAGAGAATGAATGGCCAACTCAATTAGCTGCATACAAGGTTTCTGAAGTGGCCTTAAACACATACAAGTTAAAACAGATATGA